The following coding sequences lie in one Panicum virgatum strain AP13 chromosome 6N, P.virgatum_v5, whole genome shotgun sequence genomic window:
- the LOC120678186 gene encoding uncharacterized protein LOC120678186: MPKVVFDKLNFTHLTPTLMHLQLADSSVRYPEGIAEDFLVRVRDYFILVDFVVLDMEISKETSLILGGPFLSTAGAHIDVGLGEICFNINGKEEKFLFRPKKEQCSMINIKSGPSTQEKTEATSPNQE; this comes from the coding sequence ATGCCCAAGGTCGTCTTCGACAAGCTCAACTTCACGCATCTGACGCCAACACTGATGCACCTCCAGCTAGCAGATTCTTCAGTCCGCTATCCAGAGGGAATCGCTGAAGACTTTCTAGTCAGAGTTCGAGACTACTTCATCCTAGTTGACTTCGTAGTGCTCGACATGGAAATATCAAAAGAGACATCGCTCATCCTTGGGGGGCCATTCCTGAGTACTGCCGGAGCACACATCGATGTGGGACTTGGAGAAATCTGCTTCAACATCAatgggaaagaagaaaaattccTGTTCCGGCCCAAGAAGGAACAATGCTCAATGATCAACATCAAATCCGGGCCAAGCACACAAGAAAAAACCGAAGCGACGTCTCCCAATCAAGAATGA
- the LOC120677536 gene encoding cytochrome P450 76M5-like — METTELWLLLATLAVSLLYYLSSLRRGADVSRLPPGPRPLPLVGNLLDLRGHLHHSLARLSRAHGPVMRLQLGLTTAVVVSSRDAAREAFAKHDRRLAARAVPDAARALGFSERSMMWLPSSDPWWKALRNIVAAHVFSARSLAAVRGVRERKVRDLLGYLRGRAGREVDIGQAVYGGVVNLMSSAFFSIDVVDVGGQSAQGLRELIEAIVEVTAKPNVSDLFPFLRRLDLQGWRRWTARRYEEIFRVLDGIIDRRLAEASSSRDTHGDFLDVLLELLSTGKVGRDNLTAILFDVLAAGSDTITIAVEWAMAELLRNPSTMARVRAELDGAFGSKATVEEPDVARLPYLLAVVKEAMRLHPVAPILLPHLAVEVGVELGGYAVPKGSIVIFNASAIMRDPGVWERPDEFLPERFLDKSAGVELRGKDLEFIPFGAGRRLCPGLPMAERVVPHIVASLLHGIEWRLPEGVSPEHLDLSLSEKFTAVNVLAVPLRAVPVVRT; from the coding sequence ATGGAGACCACCGAGCTCTGGCTGCTGTTGGCGACGCTCGCCGTCTCGCTCCTCTACTACCTGAGCAGCCTAAGACGCGGCGCGGATGTTTCGCGGCTGCCGCCGGGACCCAGGCCGCTCCCGCTCGTCGGCAACCTCCTCGACCTGCGCGGCCACCTCCACCACTCGCTTGCTCGCCTCTCGCGCGCCCACGGCCCTGTCATGCGTCTCCAGCTGGGGCTCACCACGGCCGTGGTCGTCTCCTCGCGCgacgcggcgagggaggcgttCGCCAAGCACGACAggcgcctcgccgcgcgcgccgtcccGGACGCCGCCCGCGCCCTGGGGTTCTCCGAGCGGTCCATGATGTGGCTGCCGAGCTCCGACCCGTGGTGGAAGGCGCTGCGCAACATCGTAGCCGCGCACGTCTTCTCCGCGCGGAGCCTCGCCGCGGTGCGCGGCGTGCGCGAGCGCAAGGTGCGGGACCTATTGGGCTACCTCCGCGGCCGCGCTGGGCGGGAGGTGGACATCGGCCAGGCCGTGTACGGCGGCGTGGTCAACCTCATGTCCAGCGCCTTCTTCTCCATCGACGTCGTCGACGTGGGCGGCCAGTCGGCCCAGGGGCTACGGGAGCTCATCGAAGCAATCGTCGAGGTGACCGCGAAGCCGAACGTCTCGGACCTTTTCCCTTTCCTTCGGCGGCTTGACCTGCAAGGATGGCGCCGCTGGACAGCCCGGCGCTACGAGGAGATCTTTCGCGTCCTGGATGGCATAATCGACCGCCGGCTGGCCGAGGCCTCCTCGTCCAGGGACACGCACGGCGACTTCCTGGACGTGCTCCTCGAGCTCCTGTCCACCGGCAAGGTCGGTCGTGACAACCTGACGGCCATCCTGTTCGACGTCTTGGCCGCTGGGAGCGACACCATCACGATCGCGGTCGAGTGGGCGATGGCCGAGCTGCTCCGGAACCCGAGCACCATGGCCAGGGTGCgcgcggagctcgacggcgctTTTGGCAGCAAAGCAACCGTCGAGGAGCCCGACGTCGCGAGGCTGCCGTACCTCCTGGCCGTGGTGAAGGAGGCGATGCGGCTGCACCCGGTGGCGCCGATACTTCTGCCGCATCTGGCCGTGGAGGTCGGCGTCGAGCTCGGCGGCTACGCGGTTCCCAAGGGCAGCATCGTGATTTTCAATGCCTCGGCGATAATGCGCGATCCGGGGGTATGGGAGAGGCCGGACGAGTTCTTGCCGGAGCGGTTCTTGGACAAGTCGGCCGGTGTGGAGTTGAGGGGTAAGGACTTGGAGTTCATCCCGTTTGGGGCCGGTCGGAGGCTGTGCCCCGGCCTGCCGATGGCAGAGCGTGTCGTGCCGCACATAGTGGCATCGTTGCTGCACGGGATTGAGTGGCGCCTGCCAGAGGGTGTGTCCCCTGAGCATTTGGACTTGAGCTTGAGCGAAAAATTTACCGCTGTGAATGTACTGGCCGTCCCATTAAGGGCAGTGCCAGTTGTAAGAACCTAG